The following proteins are encoded in a genomic region of Iodidimonas sp. SYSU 1G8:
- a CDS encoding transposase, with product MARLARVVIPGLPHHVTQRGNGRARTFFSDADYALYRDLLAASCRAAGVEVWSWVLMPNHVHLILVPSDADGLRRALAPVHRRYAGAVHARERRSGHFWQGRFGAAAMDEAHLGAAVRYIALNPVRARLAARAQDWPWSSVHAHLSGRDDGITTLAPVLERFAPFADFIATEGDPALLDGLRRAETIGRPLGDDAFIVGLEHATNRTLKPGKRGPKPKDS from the coding sequence ATGGCCCGTCTCGCCCGCGTCGTCATTCCCGGTCTGCCGCACCATGTCACCCAGCGTGGCAACGGGCGGGCGCGGACGTTCTTCAGCGACGCGGACTACGCGCTCTACCGCGACCTGCTGGCCGCCTCGTGCCGCGCGGCGGGCGTCGAGGTCTGGAGTTGGGTGCTGATGCCCAATCACGTCCACCTGATCCTGGTGCCATCCGACGCGGACGGGCTGCGGCGCGCGCTGGCGCCGGTGCACCGGCGCTATGCCGGCGCGGTGCACGCGCGCGAGCGGCGGAGCGGGCATTTCTGGCAGGGCCGGTTCGGCGCCGCCGCCATGGACGAGGCGCATCTGGGCGCGGCGGTGCGCTATATCGCCCTCAACCCCGTCCGGGCGCGGCTGGCGGCGCGGGCCCAGGATTGGCCGTGGTCCAGCGTGCATGCCCACCTGTCCGGCCGCGACGACGGCATCACCACGCTGGCGCCGGTGCTGGAGCGGTTCGCGCCCTTCGCCGACTTCATCGCCACCGAGGGCGACCCGGCGCTGCTCGACGGCCTGCGCCGCGCCGAAACCATCGGCCGCCCCCTCGGCGACGACGCGTTTATCGTCGGCCTGGAACACGCGACAAACCGTACGCTCAAGCCCGGCAAGCGGGGCCCGAAGCCGAAGGACAGTTAA
- a CDS encoding cytochrome b/b6 domain-containing protein → MKTLSRLRIFHACLAIVAVTAYATGEAGSIHAWFGYGVACLIVVRLIWATTGVTQLGLSKFYPNFVGLKLGNAATHPAISRTLLAGIALLVVGAAATGIWMDQGKTIGFGQARPTAYIAEAADGGEEEHGDGGMVGEVHETLANALVVVVAFHVLYLLLFKRPLALFMLFIRAPHGNRRRRDAREGESVADGDDRQLP, encoded by the coding sequence ATGAAAACCCTATCGCGGCTTCGGATTTTTCACGCCTGCCTGGCGATCGTCGCCGTAACTGCTTACGCGACCGGTGAGGCGGGCAGTATCCATGCGTGGTTCGGTTACGGGGTTGCGTGCCTGATCGTCGTGCGCCTGATCTGGGCGACCACCGGCGTAACGCAACTCGGACTCAGCAAGTTCTACCCGAATTTCGTGGGTCTAAAGCTCGGCAATGCGGCCACCCATCCTGCGATCAGTCGAACTCTTCTGGCAGGCATTGCCTTGCTGGTCGTGGGTGCGGCGGCCACGGGTATCTGGATGGACCAGGGCAAGACCATCGGTTTCGGCCAGGCGCGGCCCACTGCCTATATTGCTGAGGCTGCGGATGGTGGCGAAGAGGAGCATGGGGATGGAGGGATGGTCGGCGAGGTGCATGAGACGCTCGCCAACGCGCTCGTGGTCGTCGTCGCGTTCCATGTCCTGTATCTGCTTCTCTTCAAGAGGCCGCTCGCCCTGTTCATGCTGTTCATCCGCGCGCCGCATGGAAACCGGCGCCGGCGAGATGCACGTGAAGGCGAAAGCGTTGCCGATGGAGATGATCGCCAGCTACCCTGA
- the tesB gene encoding acyl-CoA thioesterase II: protein MTETHEDAVEDVIKLLDLEPLEVNLFRGLSPDVSWQRVFGGQVIGQALVAAYRTVENRICHSLHAYFIRPGDPKVPIIYEVDRSRDGKSFTTRRVVAIQHGKQIFNLAASFQIPEDGFEHQASMPDVPPPESLPSDEELRLAVIDKVPEHIAKHFSRPRPIEMRHVNRQDFINPQPTEPVQHVWFRPRASVGDDLPLNQCMLAYASDMTLLDTCFRPHGITWLSGKLQSASLDHAMWFHHPFKMDDDWMLYTMDSPSASGARGFNRGSIYTRDGLLVASVAQEGLFRYRG, encoded by the coding sequence ATGACCGAAACCCACGAGGATGCCGTCGAGGACGTGATCAAGCTGCTCGATCTCGAGCCGCTCGAGGTGAACCTATTCCGCGGCCTCAGCCCGGATGTCAGCTGGCAGCGCGTGTTCGGCGGCCAGGTGATCGGCCAGGCGCTGGTCGCCGCCTATCGCACGGTCGAGAACCGCATCTGCCATTCCCTGCACGCCTATTTCATCCGCCCGGGCGACCCCAAGGTGCCGATCATCTACGAGGTCGACCGCTCGCGCGACGGCAAGAGCTTCACCACCCGCCGCGTCGTGGCGATCCAGCACGGCAAGCAGATCTTCAACCTGGCCGCCTCGTTCCAGATTCCCGAGGACGGCTTCGAGCACCAGGCCAGCATGCCCGACGTGCCGCCGCCCGAATCCCTGCCCAGCGACGAGGAACTGCGCCTCGCCGTGATCGACAAGGTGCCCGAGCACATCGCCAAGCACTTCTCGCGCCCGCGCCCCATCGAGATGCGCCACGTGAACCGCCAGGATTTCATCAACCCGCAGCCGACCGAGCCGGTGCAGCACGTCTGGTTCCGCCCGCGCGCCTCGGTGGGCGACGATCTGCCGCTCAACCAGTGCATGCTCGCCTATGCCTCGGACATGACCCTGCTCGACACCTGTTTCCGCCCGCACGGCATCACCTGGTTGTCGGGCAAGCTGCAATCCGCCAGCCTCGATCACGCCATGTGGTTCCATCATCCCTTCAAGATGGACGACGACTGGATGCTCTACACCATGGACAGCCCCAGCGCCTCCGGCGCCCGCGGCTTCAACCGCGGCAGCATCTACACCCGCGACGGCCTGCTCGTCGCCTCCGTCGCCCAGGAAGGCCTGTTCCGCTACCGGGGATAG
- a CDS encoding GNAT family N-acetyltransferase: MARVPAPKKPAAKKAPPRKVAAKKEPARKGEAASLVIRNATPDDVEAIIALVQRVYPDDQPYTQGMVRGQIVTFPEGQFVVVYEGEVVGYAASFLIDEATGMSQHRWSEITGSGYGSRHDPNGEWLYGMEVCVDPSRRRLRIGQRLYDARQRLCEVQELKGIVFGGRMPGWARRRKAWPDPWEYVQAVAARKIDDPVVSFHIRAGFEPIGVLKNYLRGDRASGGYATHMVWRNPYALEEPSPHSPPQGEKEAVRVATVQFQQRMIGSFDEFVSNVEYFVDVTADYRCDFVVFPELFTLQLLAFEKRKLTPAEAIETLTEFTPRFIAAMRELAIGYNINIIGGSHPTRTEDGDIQNVAYVFLRDGSVHAQEKMHPTPNERHWWNIKGGDHTAAIQTDCGPIGVMVCYDSEFPELARRLVDEGAKLLFVPFCTDNRQGYLRVRYCAQARAIENQCYVVMSGNVGNLPNVDNMDIQYAQSCILTPCDFPFARDGIAAEATENVETVTIADLDMTDLAWARAQGTVRNLRDRRFDLYKINWRDGG, from the coding sequence ATGGCCCGCGTTCCCGCCCCCAAGAAACCCGCCGCGAAAAAGGCACCGCCCCGCAAGGTCGCGGCCAAGAAGGAACCCGCGCGCAAGGGAGAGGCCGCCAGCCTGGTGATCCGCAACGCCACGCCGGACGACGTGGAAGCGATCATCGCCCTGGTGCAGCGGGTCTATCCGGACGACCAGCCTTATACGCAGGGCATGGTGCGCGGCCAGATCGTCACATTTCCCGAGGGCCAGTTCGTCGTCGTCTATGAAGGCGAGGTGGTGGGCTATGCCGCCAGCTTCCTGATCGACGAGGCGACCGGCATGAGCCAGCACCGCTGGAGCGAGATCACCGGCTCGGGCTATGGCTCGCGCCACGATCCGAACGGCGAATGGCTCTATGGCATGGAAGTGTGCGTCGACCCGAGCCGGCGGCGGCTGCGCATCGGCCAGCGGCTGTACGACGCGCGCCAGCGGCTGTGCGAGGTGCAGGAGCTGAAGGGCATCGTGTTCGGCGGGCGCATGCCCGGCTGGGCGCGGCGGCGCAAGGCCTGGCCGGACCCGTGGGAGTACGTGCAGGCGGTGGCCGCGCGCAAGATCGACGATCCGGTGGTGAGCTTCCACATCCGCGCCGGGTTCGAGCCCATCGGCGTGCTTAAGAACTATCTGCGCGGCGACCGGGCGTCGGGCGGCTATGCCACGCACATGGTCTGGCGCAATCCCTATGCGCTGGAAGAACCGAGCCCGCATTCACCGCCGCAGGGCGAGAAGGAAGCGGTGCGCGTCGCCACGGTGCAGTTCCAGCAGCGGATGATCGGCAGTTTCGACGAGTTCGTGTCCAACGTGGAGTATTTCGTCGACGTCACGGCCGATTATCGCTGCGACTTCGTGGTGTTCCCGGAGCTGTTCACCCTGCAGCTGCTGGCGTTCGAGAAGCGCAAGCTGACGCCGGCCGAGGCCATCGAGACGCTGACCGAGTTCACGCCGCGCTTCATCGCGGCCATGCGCGAGCTGGCCATCGGCTACAACATCAACATCATCGGCGGCTCGCACCCGACGCGGACCGAGGATGGCGACATCCAGAACGTGGCCTATGTGTTCCTGCGCGACGGCTCGGTGCATGCGCAGGAGAAGATGCACCCGACGCCCAACGAGCGCCACTGGTGGAACATCAAGGGCGGCGACCACACGGCGGCGATCCAGACCGATTGCGGGCCGATCGGCGTGATGGTCTGCTATGATTCCGAGTTCCCGGAACTGGCGCGCCGGCTGGTCGACGAAGGCGCCAAGCTGCTGTTCGTGCCGTTCTGCACCGACAACCGGCAGGGCTATCTGCGGGTGCGCTACTGCGCGCAGGCGCGGGCGATCGAGAACCAGTGCTATGTGGTGATGTCGGGCAATGTGGGCAATCTGCCCAATGTGGACAACATGGACATCCAGTACGCCCAGTCCTGCATCCTGACGCCCTGCGACTTCCCGTTCGCGCGCGACGGCATCGCCGCCGAGGCGACGGAGAACGTGGAGACGGTGACCATCGCCGACCTGGACATGACCGACCTGGCCTGGGCACGGGCGCAGGGCACGGTGCGCAACCTGCGGGACCGGCGGTTCGACCTGTACAAGATCAACTGGCGCGACGGCGGCTAG
- a CDS encoding ABC-F family ATP-binding cassette domain-containing protein, whose translation MFPLIDLKSVSWTTPDGHRLLSDLTIAFGPGRTGLVGRNGSGKSTLLGLMAGTLSPSSGSIARHGRLSMLSQQTGAAADALVADALGVRAGLERLERIVAGQGDERDLADADWTLPARIESALGRMGLTDLDPLRPLSTLSGGQAVRAALAALLLDAPDMILLDEPTNNLDARGRDAVMELLSGWKGGAVVASHDRALLAGMDRIVELSSLGARAYGGNWDVYAARRDEERAAAARDAAAAERAIRQAEGEIQDTRERQARRDGAGLRKRAKGDAPKILLDARRQRAETTAGRGSALAGRKRREAADALDEARRRVEILTPLRVALPQAHASAERHVLVMDDAGWQAPDGRWILRHVSLTLKGAARLAVRGANGAGKTTLLRLAAGRIAPSEGTVSCAGRVAMLDQHVTLLRPGDSVLANCRRLNPALSDNDARALLARFLFRNEAALKPVHALSGGERLRAGLACVLGGPAPSLLILDEPTNHLDLASIEVIEAALAGYGGALLLASHDEASLDALGAERVPLP comes from the coding sequence ATGTTTCCTCTCATCGACCTGAAATCCGTCTCCTGGACCACGCCTGACGGGCATCGCCTCCTCTCCGATCTCACCATCGCCTTTGGTCCCGGACGCACCGGGCTTGTCGGCCGCAACGGCAGCGGCAAGAGCACGCTGCTGGGTCTGATGGCCGGCACGCTGTCGCCGTCCTCGGGCAGCATCGCGCGCCACGGCCGTCTCTCCATGCTGTCCCAGCAGACGGGCGCGGCGGCGGACGCGCTGGTCGCCGACGCCCTCGGCGTGCGCGCTGGCCTTGAGCGTCTCGAGCGCATCGTGGCGGGGCAGGGCGACGAGCGCGATCTGGCCGACGCGGACTGGACCTTGCCGGCCCGGATCGAGTCCGCGCTGGGCCGCATGGGCCTGACGGACCTCGACCCGCTGCGTCCCTTGTCCACGCTCTCGGGCGGGCAGGCCGTCCGCGCCGCGCTCGCCGCGCTCCTCCTCGACGCGCCGGACATGATCCTGCTCGATGAACCCACCAACAATCTTGACGCGCGGGGCCGCGACGCCGTGATGGAACTGTTGTCCGGCTGGAAGGGCGGCGCCGTCGTCGCCAGCCACGACCGCGCCCTGCTCGCCGGCATGGACCGCATCGTCGAGCTGTCCTCGCTTGGCGCGCGCGCCTATGGCGGCAACTGGGACGTCTATGCCGCCCGCCGCGACGAGGAACGGGCCGCCGCCGCGCGTGACGCCGCCGCCGCCGAACGGGCGATCCGCCAGGCCGAGGGCGAAATCCAGGACACGCGCGAGCGGCAGGCGCGCCGCGACGGCGCGGGCCTGCGCAAGCGGGCAAAGGGCGACGCCCCGAAAATCCTTCTCGATGCCCGCAGGCAGCGGGCCGAGACGACGGCGGGCAGGGGCAGCGCGCTGGCCGGCCGGAAACGCCGCGAGGCGGCGGATGCGCTGGACGAGGCGCGCCGGCGCGTCGAAATCCTCACCCCGCTGCGGGTCGCCCTCCCGCAGGCGCATGCGTCAGCGGAACGGCACGTCCTCGTGATGGACGACGCCGGATGGCAGGCGCCCGATGGGCGCTGGATCCTGCGCCACGTCTCCTTGACCCTAAAGGGTGCCGCGCGCCTCGCGGTCCGCGGCGCGAACGGCGCGGGCAAGACGACCCTGCTGCGCCTTGCCGCCGGCCGGATCGCGCCGTCGGAAGGCACGGTCTCGTGCGCCGGCCGCGTCGCCATGCTCGATCAGCACGTCACCCTGCTGCGCCCCGGCGACAGCGTGCTCGCCAATTGCCGCCGGCTCAATCCGGCCTTGTCCGACAATGACGCCCGGGCGCTGCTCGCCCGCTTCCTGTTCCGCAACGAGGCGGCGCTGAAACCGGTCCACGCCCTGTCCGGCGGCGAAAGGCTGCGCGCCGGCCTCGCCTGCGTGCTCGGCGGCCCGGCGCCGTCCCTGCTGATCCTCGACGAGCCGACCAACCACCTCGACCTCGCCTCCATCGAGGTGATCGAGGCGGCGCTCGCCGGCTATGGCGGCGCGCTGCTCCTCGCCAGCCATGACGAGGCGTCCCTCGACGCTCTCGGCGCCGAGCGCGTTCCGCTGCCCTAG
- a CDS encoding TIGR02466 family protein encodes MPSPTLLASEPCFPSPVFTFKVEDAEALNQALIADVLAYRRTAPGMQRSNQHGWHSDTDFFRRPEASFRTLAQQIYVALGAATRQVAPGLDLTNKAYALQGWINVNERGAYNTPHTHPHHEWSGSYYVTVPPAPSGRSGSIEFLDPRGTVSQMDGLQSIHFAPKIRKMPVAGTMLIFPSYLRHWVYPNEQDDIRISIAFNGKLVNKPAPAPTPQA; translated from the coding sequence ATGCCGTCGCCGACCTTGCTCGCGTCCGAGCCGTGTTTTCCATCGCCGGTCTTCACCTTCAAGGTGGAGGACGCCGAGGCGCTCAACCAGGCGCTGATCGCCGACGTGCTGGCCTATCGCCGGACAGCGCCCGGCATGCAGCGCAGCAACCAGCATGGCTGGCATTCCGACACGGATTTCTTCCGCCGTCCCGAGGCGTCCTTCCGGACCCTGGCGCAGCAGATTTACGTCGCGCTGGGCGCCGCGACCCGTCAGGTCGCGCCGGGGCTCGACCTCACCAACAAGGCGTATGCGCTCCAGGGCTGGATCAACGTCAACGAGCGCGGCGCCTACAACACGCCCCACACCCATCCGCACCACGAGTGGTCGGGCAGCTACTATGTCACCGTCCCGCCGGCCCCGAGCGGCCGCAGCGGCTCCATCGAATTCCTCGATCCGCGCGGCACCGTCTCCCAGATGGACGGTCTGCAATCCATCCACTTCGCGCCGAAGATCCGCAAGATGCCCGTCGCCGGAACCATGCTGATCTTCCCGTCCTATCTGCGCCACTGGGTCTATCCCAACGAGCAGGACGACATCCGCATTTCCATCGCCTTCAACGGCAAGCTGGTCAACAAGCCGGCTCCCGCGCCCACCCCGCAGGCTTGA
- a CDS encoding CDGSH iron-sulfur domain-containing protein, with protein MTEPVIAQKEPYAIDVKAGKSYWWCACGQSAKQPFCDGRHKGSGLEPLEYKASKDMTVWFCGCKQTGASPLCDGAHNKL; from the coding sequence ATGACTGAGCCGGTCATAGCCCAGAAAGAGCCCTACGCCATCGACGTGAAGGCGGGCAAGAGCTATTGGTGGTGCGCATGCGGCCAAAGCGCCAAGCAGCCCTTCTGCGATGGCAGGCACAAGGGTTCGGGGCTGGAGCCGCTGGAATACAAGGCGTCCAAGGACATGACGGTGTGGTTCTGCGGCTGCAAGCAGACGGGCGCATCGCCCCTGTGCGACGGCGCGCATAACAAGCTTTAG
- the thrB gene encoding homoserine kinase has product MAVYTHVDEEALADFLSHYDTGAVVAFKGIAEGVENSNFLLQTENGSYILTLYEKRVKPGDLPFFLGLMSHLAAKGIACPTPIVGDDGEALRELCGRPAALISFLRGLSVVRPTIAHCAGIGRGMAEMHRAVADFTMPRPNALGLAGWHQLADACRDQAEAVRPGLMGLIDDELAYLDKAWPSHLPSGVIHADLFPDNVFFMGERLTGLIDFYFACNDFLAYDLAIVMNAWCFEPDRAFNATKARRLLAGYQAVRPLERDETAALPALARGAALRFLLTRLYDWVNQVEGALVRPKDPGEYVEKLLFHRRIKNPGEYGLN; this is encoded by the coding sequence ATGGCCGTATATACGCACGTCGACGAAGAAGCCCTCGCTGACTTCCTCAGCCATTACGATACCGGCGCGGTCGTCGCGTTCAAGGGCATCGCCGAAGGCGTCGAGAATTCCAACTTCCTGCTGCAGACGGAAAACGGCAGCTACATCCTGACCCTGTACGAAAAGCGGGTGAAGCCGGGCGACCTGCCCTTCTTCCTCGGCCTGATGAGCCATCTGGCCGCCAAGGGCATCGCCTGCCCGACGCCGATCGTGGGCGATGACGGGGAGGCGCTGCGCGAGCTCTGCGGGCGTCCGGCGGCGCTGATCTCGTTCCTGCGCGGGCTTTCGGTCGTGCGGCCCACCATCGCCCACTGCGCCGGCATCGGCCGCGGCATGGCCGAGATGCACCGGGCCGTCGCCGACTTCACCATGCCGCGCCCCAATGCGCTGGGCCTTGCCGGCTGGCACCAGCTGGCCGATGCCTGCCGCGACCAGGCGGAAGCCGTGCGCCCGGGACTGATGGGACTGATCGACGACGAGCTGGCGTATCTGGACAAGGCGTGGCCAAGCCATCTGCCATCCGGCGTCATCCATGCCGACCTGTTCCCCGACAATGTCTTTTTCATGGGCGAGCGGCTGACCGGCCTGATCGACTTCTATTTCGCCTGCAACGATTTCCTGGCCTATGACCTGGCCATCGTCATGAACGCCTGGTGCTTCGAGCCGGACCGGGCGTTCAACGCCACCAAGGCGCGCCGCCTGCTGGCCGGCTATCAGGCCGTCCGGCCGCTGGAGAGAGACGAAACCGCCGCCCTGCCCGCCCTGGCGCGCGGCGCGGCGCTGCGCTTCCTGCTGACCCGGCTGTACGACTGGGTGAACCAGGTCGAGGGCGCGCTGGTGCGGCCCAAGGACCCGGGCGAGTATGTCGAGAAGCTGCTGTTCCACCGCCGGATCAAGAACCCCGGCGAATACGGGCTGAACTGA
- the rnhA gene encoding ribonuclease HI encodes MGRVTIHTDGACSGNPGPGGWGALLQYNGAEKEIWGGEKPTTNNRMELMGAIKALEALKKRSEVDLYTDSTYVRDGITKWIHNWKRNGWRTADKKPVKNAELWQALDAAIQQHDVAWHWVKGHSGHAENDRADELARRGVEEVRSSGQP; translated from the coding sequence ATGGGACGGGTCACGATTCACACCGACGGCGCCTGCTCGGGCAATCCGGGTCCCGGCGGCTGGGGCGCGCTGCTGCAGTACAACGGCGCGGAGAAGGAAATCTGGGGCGGCGAGAAACCGACCACCAACAACCGCATGGAACTGATGGGCGCGATCAAGGCGCTGGAGGCGCTGAAAAAGCGCAGCGAGGTCGATCTCTACACCGACAGCACATATGTGCGCGACGGCATCACCAAATGGATCCACAACTGGAAGCGGAACGGCTGGCGCACGGCCGACAAAAAGCCGGTGAAGAACGCCGAACTGTGGCAGGCGCTCGATGCCGCGATCCAGCAGCATGACGTCGCCTGGCACTGGGTAAAAGGCCATTCAGGGCACGCCGAGAACGACCGGGCCGACGAACTGGCGCGGCGCGGTGTGGAAGAGGTTCGAAGTTCGGGCCAACCCTAA
- a CDS encoding peroxiredoxin, with amino-acid sequence MTIKVGDKIPEGTLTQMTEKGPAPITTAELFGGKKVVLFAVPGAFTPTCSAKHLPGFVQNADAIKAKGADVIACMAVNDVFVMNAWGKDQNVGEKVVMLADGSGNFTKALGLELDLSGLGLGHRSQRFSLIAEDGVVTHLNTEEGGAFQNSSAEVALGQL; translated from the coding sequence ATGACGATCAAAGTTGGTGACAAGATCCCCGAAGGCACGCTGACCCAGATGACCGAGAAGGGTCCGGCCCCGATCACCACGGCCGAACTGTTCGGCGGCAAGAAAGTTGTCCTTTTCGCCGTTCCCGGCGCGTTCACGCCGACCTGCTCGGCCAAGCACCTGCCTGGCTTCGTCCAGAACGCCGACGCCATCAAGGCGAAGGGCGCCGACGTCATCGCCTGCATGGCCGTGAACGACGTGTTCGTGATGAACGCCTGGGGCAAGGACCAGAACGTGGGCGAGAAGGTCGTGATGCTGGCTGACGGCAGCGGCAACTTCACCAAGGCGCTCGGCCTCGAGCTCGACCTCAGCGGCCTCGGCCTCGGCCACCGCTCGCAGCGTTTCTCGCTGATCGCCGAAGACGGCGTGGTGACGCACCTCAACACGGAAGAGGGCGGCGCCTTCCAGAATTCCAGCGCCGAAGTGGCCCTGGGCCAGCTCTAA
- a CDS encoding YqgE/AlgH family protein gives MPQYPFAADRAAKPDYLRGKLLLAMPNMGDPRFERSVICLCEHSPEGAMGIIVNQPADHIAFPDLMEQLNIPTPETCAPVGIFTGGPVEPNRGFVLHSTDYLHETSLIISELVALSATVDILKALAAGEGPRHSLLALGYAGWGPGQLEAEIQDNAWLHTEIDTDLLFATEAALKWPLGMAKLGIDLSMLSPVAGHA, from the coding sequence ATGCCCCAGTATCCCTTCGCCGCCGACCGCGCCGCCAAACCCGACTATCTTCGTGGCAAGCTGCTGCTCGCCATGCCCAACATGGGCGATCCACGCTTCGAACGGAGCGTGATCTGCCTGTGCGAGCATTCCCCGGAAGGCGCCATGGGCATCATCGTCAACCAGCCGGCGGATCACATCGCCTTCCCGGATCTGATGGAGCAGCTGAATATTCCCACGCCGGAAACCTGCGCGCCAGTCGGCATCTTCACCGGCGGTCCAGTCGAGCCGAACCGCGGCTTCGTGCTGCATTCGACGGACTATCTGCACGAGACCAGCCTGATCATCTCGGAGCTGGTCGCCCTGAGCGCCACGGTGGACATCCTGAAGGCGCTGGCGGCGGGCGAAGGCCCGCGGCACAGCCTGCTGGCCCTGGGATACGCGGGATGGGGGCCGGGTCAGCTCGAGGCGGAAATCCAGGACAATGCCTGGCTCCACACGGAAATCGACACAGACCTGCTGTTCGCCACCGAGGCGGCGCTGAAGTGGCCGCTGGGCATGGCGAAGCTGGGAATCGACCTGTCCATGCTGTCGCCGGTCGCTGGCCACGCCTGA
- a CDS encoding pitrilysin family protein: MSVEITTLPNGLRVVTEAMDRLQTTSIGVWVGVGARAESAEQNGVSHMLEHMAFKGTTTRSARDIAEAIEDVGGHLNAYTSREQTAYYARVLGDDVPLAVDLLGDILQRSTFDPVELERERGVVIQEIGEVQDTPDDLVFDLLQEAAYPDQAVGRPILGTVETVSAFSRDGLAGYMGQHYAADSMVVAAAGRIDHAELVDLATRQFGDLKPNKRDEVPLAEYRGGEARCDRKFEQVHLTFGFPGVAFTDDRFFALQIMSTILGDGMSSRLFQEVRENRGLAYSVYSFTAALMDGGLFGIYAGTSPDQIDELVTVIADEVRKMGDHVEPREFARARAQLKASTLMALESSSGRVEQMARQLLMFGRVIPLEEIVSRIDSVTMDAVTDSARLILSEGKATMAAVGPLKKLPDYDAITRRFAA, translated from the coding sequence ATGAGCGTTGAAATCACCACACTCCCCAATGGCCTGCGCGTCGTCACCGAGGCGATGGACCGGCTGCAGACAACCTCCATCGGCGTCTGGGTCGGCGTCGGCGCGCGCGCCGAATCCGCCGAGCAGAACGGCGTCTCGCATATGCTCGAACATATGGCCTTCAAGGGCACCACCACCCGCTCGGCCCGCGATATCGCCGAGGCGATCGAGGATGTGGGCGGGCATCTGAACGCCTATACGTCGCGCGAGCAGACCGCCTATTACGCCCGCGTGCTGGGCGACGACGTGCCGCTGGCCGTCGATCTGCTGGGCGACATCCTGCAGCGCTCGACCTTCGATCCCGTCGAGCTGGAGCGCGAGCGCGGTGTCGTGATCCAGGAAATCGGCGAAGTCCAGGACACGCCCGACGATCTGGTCTTCGACCTGTTGCAGGAAGCCGCGTATCCCGATCAGGCCGTCGGCCGCCCCATCCTCGGCACGGTTGAAACCGTCTCCGCTTTTTCGCGCGATGGTCTGGCCGGTTACATGGGACAGCACTACGCCGCCGATTCCATGGTCGTCGCCGCCGCGGGCCGCATTGATCATGCCGAACTGGTGGACCTCGCGACCCGTCAGTTCGGCGATTTGAAGCCCAACAAGCGCGACGAGGTGCCGCTGGCCGAATATCGCGGCGGCGAGGCGCGCTGCGACCGCAAATTCGAACAGGTCCATCTGACCTTCGGTTTTCCGGGCGTCGCCTTCACCGACGACCGCTTCTTCGCGCTTCAGATCATGTCGACCATTCTGGGCGATGGCATGTCCTCGCGCCTGTTCCAGGAAGTGCGCGAAAATCGAGGTCTGGCCTACTCGGTCTATTCCTTCACCGCCGCGTTGATGGATGGCGGCCTGTTCGGCATCTATGCGGGCACCAGCCCGGACCAGATCGACGAACTGGTCACCGTCATCGCCGACGAAGTCCGCAAGATGGGTGATCATGTGGAACCGCGCGAGTTCGCCCGCGCCCGCGCCCAGCTGAAAGCCAGCACGCTGATGGCGTTGGAGAGCTCGTCGGGACGGGTCGAGCAGATGGCGCGTCAGTTGCTGATGTTCGGCCGGGTGATCCCGCTGGAGGAAATCGTCTCGCGCATCGACAGCGTCACCATGGATGCGGTGACGGACTCTGCGCGTCTCATCCTCAGCGAGGGCAAGGCGACCATGGCGGCAGTCGGGCCGCTCAAGAAGCTGCCCGACTACGACGCGATCACGCGGCGCTTCGCCGCCTGA